Within Spinacia oleracea cultivar Varoflay chromosome 4, BTI_SOV_V1, whole genome shotgun sequence, the genomic segment TAACATGCAATTTATCCCAAATAAAGGTAACTAAtctaaaaaataagtcattaggCTTGGCTTCTTGGTTGCCCGTGGGGCGAGAGGTTTGATTTTCCATTGCATGTGATCTATCTATTACGGagtacattatactaaaacacacattAGGAGTAAGACTATCACTTCCCGGTACAAAGTTTTTacgccaattttttttttcctaaaaagttcctaatttattttaaaatttgtttccatccttattattaattgtttatgtatggaaaaaaattatttaaaaattatgaaaataatatatgacataataatttgataaaatgaattttggttatattttagttaaatcgttatattaaaaataaaaaaattactcaATATTTTTTTGGGTCAAATCAGCGTATTATATCGAATATTCTGGTCAaattagtttgtcaagcatatCAAGTATGTAATACGTAGTAGGATGTAAATCGCATACTCCGTACCATATGATTAAATGAGTAAGTTtaagatttatttatttagatgattaaatgagttcaagatttattaattatgcagtAACTTGAGAGAAATATTTCAGTCAAATATATTATAAACAATTGgtcaattatttttaaaatattcgtAGTCGCTTAAGCGAAGATTTTGTTTGATGTCCGGAAATGAGTTATTTTATACTTCTTGCGCTTCTTtttttacttgcaccatttTCCTTTTATGCATATGTAAGTTCCATATTAATTGCACAATTTCCTTTTATAGTATGTGTTCACATACGTTTTGGTGTGTTCACACAGTAAACATCCACTTTACTCTTACTCATATTTTACATTTACGTTATTACCTATAGCCTACAGGGATATCAATTCATATCCTAATCCGACTCGCGTGAACCGGTCTTGTCCGGAAAAAGTCCAACCCAAATCcgactaaaaaaaatatgtgcACAAATTCGAACCTTGTGATAGGTCTCACAAAGCCCTCAAAAAAATAGAAAAGCTAGAGATGTTAATTTTTacacttttgcacgtttattaatgtataataaagattctttttttttttattaaaaaaataaactcaagtaaaaccttaatccactaatcattgcaacaaccaataagattaatttatttatcaaaatgaaccaataatggaaaagcacaaagattgataacttaacatacttgggaaattgtaaagaaatttaatgaaaattggaccaatgaaaattaaaagatgacacaaaaaatgatagtataataagtttataaaaggaaagattctcccacgtaacaaacattgtgaaacaccctaaaaggaatacgtaacaaacaaaaagaaatggagggagtataagaaTCTGGCTTTTTTGTATTatgcaaaataataaatatattcatgttcTTTAATGTAAGCTAATGTTCCTTTTAGCTATGTAACACACTCACAAACAGTGAacgtatactccctccgttccataatgttcctcactttttcaatgcactactttgaccgttaatTTCGTATgagtaaaaaattataaaaattaatatgtagaaaatttatattaaaatgaatccaatgatatcccacaagttaacctttatactcttaatcatactattaattacgaaaattttgacagtttgaccatatgaatagtaaacatgaggaacattatAGAACAGAAGAGGGAGTATGTATTAGGAGTACTTGATCGACATTATTATTTGCACCTACGTACTCTTTGCTTGGTGATGAAAAAAAGTTGGCTGGGAGAAATCTTCACCCTAAATTAATCTACATGAATGCATAATAatgcataacaataataatccaacctactaacaccaaaaaaaaaaaaaaatccaacctATTCCACAACCATAATTGCATTACTTAAATTTACATTCACAATAAATCATACAattaattagaaaaaaaaaattccataaaataaaatttaaccatcCAAATAAAACTCGAAAATATTCACAACCCATAGACGTCCGAATATTTacatccatgcaacccaaaattaTAAGGTCGAttcgtaaaaaataaaaatcaacaaactacctttaataaaaataaaaatcttttTCTCTTCATCATAAGATatcaaaaagaaaaacatacgaaataattttatattcttaaaaaaaataaactaaaaaaaataagaataaaaaaaagattGATACCACGTTGACTTTTGATACTCATCCTCAATGTCGCACCTTGAAGACGGACATGGGTACTCATGAAAAAaaccgtaaaaaaaaaaacccgaaAATACCGAAATTACCTCGGCCGGGATTTAATAGACCGGACGGTTCTCCCAGACCGAGGAGTTCTCCCTAGAGCAGGACAACACCCACAACCCTTAACCCGGGGAGACGCCGGTTCATCATTCTGATTATTTGATCGACCGGTCTTAATCGGTTTAACATTGACGTTAATATCATCTTGAGCACGTGAGTCACGTGACCgttgctgttgttgtttttgttgttgtgcCCTGTTTGGTAGGGCTAATTCCTGTGAATAAAATCTGGGTTTAGACCTATCTTTTGGACGAGCAATTTCCCCTGATACAAGACGGTCATCCCAAACAAGGCCTGATGAACCTTGACGTCTGAATGAAATTGCTGATCTTTGTAACCCAGAACTTACTTGCGCCATTATTAttgatgatgaattgatgaaggtttgattttctctctcttctggtTTTTTGTTATCTTTTTGAGGATAAtgaatttgttgttcttttttttgggtAATGCCGGCTTTTTTGGTGGGAGGGAGGTGGACTTTATCTCTACTTATAAGGGGTTTGAGGATAGAATAATTTAAAGGGTTGTCGAATTAGTATAGGACTTGGATAtatgatttattattattatttattacctATGTAGTGTTTTTGTATAACGGATTTTATCTAAAAATAGGATATATCCGAGATAAAAGTTTGAAATTTTAAGGATAATATTTTAAGGATAAAGTTTGGTAGATCTTAATTTACAATAAGATGCTCAAAAAAAGAGGTATCTTTTAAGATAAATTGTTTCCATATATAGGTTActaatccaaaattttcaatacTACACAATATTGACAATGTTCTATTTTCCTAAAATCAAACTAAGAAAGTTTCACCAATAATATTACGGAGTATGAGACTTTATTATCGAGATTAAAAGTTAAAATTAATGACTCTAATATTGTGTAATTAAGTAACTAAGTACGTATTAGATCTTAGGTTTTGAATAATCACTTGGTTATCtcctaatattaattatttgtattacGTGGTTGGTCTGGTTCGTTTATTTATGTTAGGATATAAGATATTACTCAGCAATAATAAAGGAAAATATATAAGTGTGATAAAATTTCCGTAGATAATATTaatatcaaaaggtcttgcgcgtacACAATGATAACTTAAAtgcattttttttgtaaatttaacctagtttttttaataacttttatattataaaaaaaagttgatagataaacatatTAAAGGGttagattaattttatacattagtagtgattttgaagaaataatttttattaaaatgaaaaaatatatcactaaaaagtagataatttTTACTCCGGTGGACGGTGTACAACACTAcgtgtaaataagaatttttgTATTCATAtagaaaataatatatttaggATATTAAGCAATAGCTCTTATGGGAAGATATCATTAATTTCTATCGGCGTTTATAAGAAAGTTTACATGACACGTGGCGCTATGCTTATTAGTCGTTCTCTCCATGTAATCTTCGTCTACATAAAGCATGGTTTGTGTAAGGTTTGAACTCATGACCTTGAGTTCAAACAATAAAGCTTTTACCACTAATctattacatgtttcatgtGATCATTACAAAAATTTATATATAAGTAAACgttaatgttattaatgtagtaacctGGGACATCGCCCGGGCCTAAAAACTAGTTAACTACCTTAAATGTATATAATTCTTCTTAATATTCAATTTGCTTACTTTAAGTTTGATAGCCCTACACGTCAAATACTAATTCTATAATAAGTTTATCATTCTCTGATTTGGTTACGACTAACTCTTAGTATTTAGGACATAACAAAGCATGGTTTGAATGGTACTTCAAGTCGATGAACCAAGAATATATGTAATTACGTATGCATGTTTGACTACTACAACTTTTATGGGCAATGTTAATTTACTTTTAAAACCAACCATATCATTATTGATCGAGCTTTGATtttagaaattgaaatttggcATCATAAAAATTCAAAGACCATATTGTTACTCACTTTTCTATTATCCGCGGTATACAATACAATACTTTGATAATTAGTACATTAGTAAAAGTTATagaaaattgatatttaaaaaaattacattgAAATGAATCGAATGAGATCACACaagttaatttttttgttatttatactccctccgtcccagattagttgttacacttttctttttcgtccgtcacagattagttgttacacttctaaattagaaatgaccccacaattattatattgtctctcttcccactaaatttttttgtccccacactctctctcattcaattaaaaaaaaataccccactaactcctatcacatctactttttcaataaaataacaattgataatcacactactacttatcgcattaaactgtgtgcccaggagagtgtaacaactattcttggacggagggagtattatttattacggtcaaagttttaaaattttggccATATGAATAATAAACATGAgtaacattatgaaacggaggaagtaatccGTATTTCGTTTGACATTATGACAAGTTCACAACATCATTTCCGTACATCGGATTGTTTCTGATAGGTTACATACTTACATGCTCAAGACCTCAAGTCCCTTCTcctatttgtaatttgtaatgcCCTTGCGACTTATTCGGGGAAAAATAAGATGCCGATCATCGCGGTACAAAAAGTAATTAATTACTACCTCTATTTCAAAAAaatctttacacttactatttgcacggactccggtgcaatgtttgaccgttaatatatctaattttgtgacaaaaaattataaaaatttgatatttataaaatacattttgagacgaatctaacaagatatctcatgataattttgataaatataatagtaagaatttatggtcaaagttttgattATTTGATACATAGCACTAGTACATAATGCGCGCAGCCAAAACTGCAAAGAAAATAAAGTCAACTTAGCACTTGTTCATTTAAATTTTTACAACTAATAACCGTCACATCTGCGATAGAAAATATAGTCATGAATTGCTTAAAATTCAAGGTGTGAACTTCTATGATTAGTTTGAAGTTTCAATCAAAAACCGAATTTTAAATCTAACCGGAATAACAcacaatctatacctagtattttaaaagaaataccatagattattagatgacatgtgtcatcccTATCTTTCATCCATTAATTTGttcttattttttgaaaaattttcttttggtatttgttatacgaagtattttacaACTTCAACACTTCTTCAACTTTATCTTtctcattcaacatcaattcaccatttaattcacttttttttcaacttttaaaTTCATATATTCCCACTAAAATCACAAGCTTTTAACAAAATTAGCACTTTTAAAAACCGTTTAACAACCACTATATAAGTGTTCATTCATTTAACGGGTTCATAAGCTAGTTAACTTAAAAAATGGGggccattaaaaaaaataaaaggctTTAATTTGGATACATGGCCTAATATTTAGAATTAGTCATAACATGTTGACAATTCGTATCAATTGGCATTGGCTAAGTCAATTGCTTGATGATTTGATGTTATTATCTCCCATTAAAATCCGTGGCAACAAAAAACTACGTCCAATTCACCcgcttctttttgttcttcaattttagatgacgtaccaaaaaaaaaaaaaaaaagtcaaagtaacgaaaaataataagagacAGAGGAATTATCTCATTTTAAGACCTTAATCACCTCATAATCAATTACTCAGACATTTGTTAATAAGTCGGTGGGTGCAATTGTAATTAAGACTGCGTTCTATTCACATGAtcgattttcatttatttttccttaacttatcttatctgaacttatctgaatttaactaaacctatcagaatttattagaacttatcaaaacttattttagttataaattgtatttggccaaacattatttttcatgaacttatcttatctgaacttatttgaacttatttttcctgaaataagtgaaaataaggagaacagaatatggtCGTACAAATGTGAGTGTACATAGTTAATCACTTTATAAGGTTAATGAGTTACTCCCTTGTTGTCATGTGGTTAGTTATATAAGCATagcctttttttgtttttatcgtAGTAAATAAAACTCGTCATTCTATTTTAtccattttttttatagatCCATCTTGGACCACGTGCACCCACCTTCTTATTGTAAAAGTCATATTGTTGTCGAGGAAGCAAAATAAGAATAAATAGGGtgtgtttggttgttagaggATTGAGGAAAAATTAGAggattgaacaaatttagaggTTTGACCAATTCAACCTCTAATGTaggtgtttggttgttagcggATTGGAATAGCGAATTGACAAGAATCCGCTAATTTAGATAACGTAGATGAGAGCAGCGTTTTCAGTTAGAGGATCCATTTAGTCATGTTAAATTACAGTCATGTCCTCAAGTTAATACCCAAACAAACTTCCTTTCTATTGCTTCCACATACCTCTCACGGTCTCACCCTTTCACTTTCACCTCCATTGTAGATCCAAGAAGAAAGTATGTTTGTAATATTTTTTTGCCTTTcccattttatttttcttgtttattttttttattgctctTTGATTCTTCTTATggtttttttgttgaattttttttaaaatttttctgTTCTTTGTTAGTCTTTTTTTGATGGAAGATCTTTAAAATGATTTTGTATTAATTTTTCTGTTTAATTTTTCTGCTCTTTTAACTCCTTTCATCACTCTCAtcagattttttttcttctccttTTTAACTCTCCTGcgttttttaaataattttaggGCCCGTTCGGAGATGTTACGGTTTGTGGTTTTTCCGTTTTTTTCTCttaaaaagcaaaataaatatgtTCGGTGTTTTCGTTTAAATAAACTAATCATGCTTTgtatttccttaaaaaaaacgGAAACGGCTAAACCACTAAATGTGGTTTTCATTTTACAGTTTTGGTTTTAAGAACACTCTTAGTGtcaatctctctcctctccattCTAATACTTCTCTGTTTTCTTTGTTCTtattttttccaattttaatttttctaattCATACTTCTCAAAATTCTCATAATTATTATCAACTCCCCACCACCATAGATCCCGCCACCGCCACCGTTTACTCTTGTATCTTTCTTCCTCACAGGTTTCAATTGGTAAGAAGCAAATTCGAAAAAAAGGGTCGAATTGATTTATGTAAATAAATTATGAGACGGgtttcaattatttcaaatgAATTTGGTGTGGTTCACTTATTACGTTGTGATCGAGAAATAAAGAAGCAGGGTGGTATTATCTGATTTGTCAAGGGAATTGATTGAATGCTTTTATAATAATCATTATCATCCTATCTGTTTCATTTCACATTAGACTTTTACAATGATGATATTATAGTatcattttaaattaattctctTATAAATAATATGGAGTTTGAACTATTTGAATGGTGGTGCcgtggtggtagtggtggtggtgggaagAGGAGCGAGTGAATGGGTGATTGACGAGTAGAAGAAGGTACTGGAAGGTGgggatgtttttatttttaataacaaTATAATAAGAATAATCATCTAGTTTTGAAAATGTTGGAAACGAAAACAGAAAtcagtttttggtttttctAAAACAGAAAACTAAAAAACGAAAATGGTGCCGAACGAATccttatatttttgttttgttaaatTTTTCTACTCCTCCTTTTACTCTTCATCagatttttgttttctttcttgatttttttttttttttttttcgttctacgtctttttttccattttaaatgtgattttttttcctgtattttttttattcttcttaaatttaacatatttttttttttttttttgagaagaaCACCAAAGAGGCATTAGTTTTCATTAAACGCAAGACAAAAATCCGAAGCAATTACATTCTCTATGGCACTAGGAACACTTCCAACCCACACTTTAGTAGTGTAGTCAATTAGGTTATAGTGAGCCATTATATGTGCCGCCTCATTAGCTTCTCTATAAACATGggaaaaactaacaaaatcaaacaaagaACATAACCGTAATATCTCGCGCAAAGTAACACCCAAGTACGAGCCTTCGGGGTTTCTAGCCTTCAACTTTGTAATGATTGGCAAGTTGTCACTCTCCACTATCACAGCTTTTTCATGGCATTGTAAAGCAATTTGCAAGCCCAAAATTATAGCTTTTGCTTCTACAATATCAACAGGCCATTGGTGCTTTACTTGTTGACATGTTGCTCTTCTTACTCCACCTTCATGATCGCGCACAACCACACCCATTCCACATCCCTCGTCCCCATATAGTGCAGCATCAGAGTTTATTTTCAGCCACCCTTCATCTGGTGGATACCATTTTACCGAGTCGCGCTTCATGACGGTGCTACTTGACCTGATATGTGTCCCCTCCATTTCATGATATGCTTGCAGCAGTCCCATAGCACTAGACACCACCTCACATGACTTTCTCGCTTCGCCACCCAACCTCACTTTATTTCTCTCAAACCATATGAACCAAGCAAGCACAACAACCTGCTCAACAACATCTCTACGCCTCTTGTCAGTCAGCTCCCCCAACCAAACAGAAAAATCAAGACAAGTAGGCCCCTCAACTACGCCCTCTAGACCCGCCTCTTCCCAAACCTCCATTGCCGTCAGGCATTTTACAAGTGCGTGAAATGTATTCTCCTCATTGTCACCACATCTTGGACATGTAGTCTCAATACTTGTCACTCTTCTATTCAACCCAACACATGTAGGAAGAGCTTTAGAACATGCTCTCCATAAGAAAGACCGTACCTTAGGGGGGATTTGCAACCTCCATAGTTTCTTCCAGAGTTCAGTAGTAGCGGAGGAGCTCGACTCACCATTTAGGACCCTCTTATAATAACTAATAAAATGGTACCCCGACTTAACGGAATAAATGTCATTCTTACTGTAGTACCAAGCATAAATGTCATCAAGGGGGGGTGGAGCATAAGGGAATAGCTAGTACCTCTTCagcttcaaagggaaggaaattCTGGCGCACTACCTCTTCAACTTACTTTTATTCTGCCACGTGTTTTtaatcttttttgttttttcttcacaaatgtgatttattctaattttttttcttgtcaATTAATCCATGTATAGGTAAGTTTGTGCATCTTTGTGATTTTCCTTCCAAGGCTTCATGATAGTACATTTTATTCCACAAAAACATACCAACAAATACAATATTACATGTATATCTAACATATTAACCATTgctaatttaaaatcaaacaatacAATATAACAATGCCCTTACTTGTCATTTTACATGCTCAAATAGCTAACACCTAACCgctatttaccaaacacttttatacGAACAGTTAACCCAATCAGCTAGTCAAAACTGCTAATTTAATCAACTAGTCAAAACTGCTAATTCAATCCGCTACAgctaaccgctaaccgctaatCACCAAACATGGCCATAGATGATGTTGATGTTTTGACAATTTACGTTGAAATTAAACTAATCGAAGTTAAACTAATGAAATTTGTTCgtgtatactccctctgtatcggaatactcgcaacaatttgactttttgcactatttacatGATTCACTTTGACCTTAGGAAGTGTTTGGAAACATAGAATTGATTTGAATATGTTGAATTGTCTAGAATTTGAAATGTAGAAATTGAATTCCAAATCAAGTATTTGGCAATCACTAGTAATTTCAATTCTGAATTTCAATTCCATTGTAATGTTTGGCAAACAGTAAACAAAAAAATACTGGAGTATTTCAAATAAATACAAATTCCTCAAATAAAGATTACCTAGTATTAGTCAAACACCAAAAACATATaaagtcaaaattaaaaaataaaatagcaaTCAATGAGACATAAATCAtgaaattgattaattaatcaacaaaaaaattacaatcagtacagaaaatataaaaattaagatTTTCATCAAATTTGGGTAAAGTTTGATCAATGAGATCCCGATCAAACCACCATTTCTCCCCTCTATAAACTCAAATCATCTTGTTTAATTAACAATGGAGTACCATTcgaatttggggaaaataaaccctaacttTTCAAATTTTATTATCTCATCTTCAATCTCATCAAAGTGGCGCATGAAGCCGAGAAAGGAGATGGAAGGATCAACACCGATATAGATTGTCGATGGTGGCTGCGACGAATTTAAGCGACGACGACATCAAGGAGGCATCGACGAGGCGGCGACATTAAAGAGGTTGCGATGAGGTTTCGAGAACAAGGTCGGAGTGATAGAAGAGTGAGAACTAGTGATGATGGAGAAAGAACAAgggtgaagaggagagagaatcaaTGGAGGTTGAGAGGAGGAGAGATGATGGAAGAAAGCCATCAATGgtggttgaggagagagaaagggaaaagaaaaaaaagaacgactttttttttccttctacTGGAACAATTAGGTCAACAGGAAGGAGGAGAGTAAAAAAAGAATTTCAAATGACAACTATTTACTTTGTATTTCAAATTCTTTATAATGGCCTTGTTTTTTAAAGTCTTGGATTTGGCCCAAATACAAATCCAAATACTTTAGTTCCCAAACAGATCATTTAGCCAATTCCATCATTTgaaatgaaatccttgtttcCAAACAGgccattattttatttatagtatatgaaaataagtgttagcatataatatattgttgacttcgttttaatatatatttttaaaaatattaatattttataagtttttataatataattcctccgttcttttttaaatgacacaattatttaggcacgtttgccaatgtactatttcaaacattaacatCTGTAATTGTGTAtcggaaaaaatataaaaagttgatatttaaataatatttactgatacgaatctaataagaccccacacgactatgttttttcttatgtataaatcataaaaggaagtcaaaggtgtttgtgtgaatagtgtctaaaacctcattgtgtcatgtaaataagaacagaggaagtataattAAAGATACTAAttgtcaaagttgtgcattgacaaagttgtgcattgacaaacgtgtcaagttaaaacgttgcgagtattctgAGACAAAGAGAATacaataaatttttattttttttaaaaaaaaggtaagAAAAAGGAACTTAGGTACCCCTTCGCACAAGGGTGTAGCCTAAGTAGTCACTCTATACAATTTCGTCTAACTTGGGACTGGAGTTCGGGGAAATACACATAGGATTACAAATAAGATGACCTACATTAGCAATCCAATCTGCTGCTCTGTTTGCTTCTCTGAATATGTGATTGATGTGAGCTGAGTCAAAACGCTGAAGGAGAATCTTGCTGTCATGAATAATGTTTTGCAGTTTCCAAGGGGGCTTCCAAGTACCTTTTAAAGAGTTAATCACTAGAAGATTATCTCCTTCGATGTGAATATCCTTTATACCTAGTCTTATTGCTTCTTGGATTCCTTTGTGAAGGGCCAGGGCTTCAGCCATATAGACTTGAGAGTTGCCGAAATTGAAAGCCTTAGCCTCGATAGCAGTCCCGGTGCTGCTTCTGATAATGATTCCTCCTGCTGCTGACGAAGATTTGCGAGAACCATCGAAGTTTAGTTTGAAGGCGCCTGTGGGAGGCGGAAACCACCTCACAAGGATGGTGGTAGAAGTGGATGATTGGTTAGGAGTAGTTGAATGAGTGGTGAAATGGGTACCTCTAAGTTGATGAGAGTCAATAAGGATTCTGAGATCCCATTCTTTAAAGGTATTGAGGGCTCTGAAGAAACAGCGGCAAGTAGAGACCTTAGTGTTGGAGAAAACTAAGGCATTACGTTCCTTCCAAATAATCCAGCATAGGTTGATGAATTTGCGAAGAGCAACCTGGTTTCGTCTGAGGTAGTCTAGGGTTTTGAAAATATCGGTCATAGGGAAGGTGAAATCTAGCCAGTTTTTAGTGAGTCTGTGGGTCCAAACATTTTTTGAGTGTTCACAATGGAGGAATAGGTGATCTAAGTTTTCGCTAGCTTGATTACATCTTGGGCAGCAATTTGTAGGAATGATTTTTCTATGGAAAAGCGTTTCTTTGGTTGGGAGACTTTTATGACAGATTTGCCAAAGGAAAAATTTCAGTTTCGGAGCTAAATTAAGCTTCCAGATCCATCTAAACTTCCATTTGTCGTCAGTTTTGGGGAGGTCGTGAGCAAGCCAGGTTGCAGATTTAACTGAAAAGTCCCCAGAATTTGTGCAGCCCCAGATGGGAATGTCCTGTAGGTTGTTTACAGGAATAGGAATTCCTCTAATCAATTGGACCGCATCAGGAGGAAGAACTGAATATAACTTTGCAATATCCCAGTTTTTAGTCTCGTCAATGAAAAAGCTTACCGTCTTACTATAGTCAATAAGATTCGTAGATATACCCGGAAATTCAGCCAAGGCGTATTGACCGATCCAATTGTCTTTCCAAAAATTAATGGTGTTTCCATTCCCTAGTTTCCACCTTATACCTTTTCTAAGAATCTCTCTTTGGTTCAGAATATTGGACCAGATAGGCGAGTCTCTAGATTTCTTTTTTGCTGAGAAAAAATTGTTATTTTGGAGAT encodes:
- the LOC110798281 gene encoding uncharacterized protein At1g15400-like — protein: MAQVSSGLQRSAISFRRQGSSGLVWDDRLVSGEIARPKDRSKPRFYSQELALPNRAQQQKQQQQRSRDSRAQDDINVNVKPIKTGRSNNQNDEPASPRVKGCGCCPALGRTPRSGRTVRSIKSRPR